A part of Streptomyces sp. NBC_01235 genomic DNA contains:
- a CDS encoding Rv1733c family protein, which produces MRAIRGIWRWRHNPLRRGTDLAEAWVALSALLLILLVAPVVGSLVGTAAQDVLQQAVREQRASRHEVTATVVRKVDGSPLEVDPETATGRDARTRVVADWTAPDGTAQHGTVLASLKTPHNGDHFEIWTDGHGRLMGRPLDSATATTHAVLAGFGAALLTVGTVEGGRRLIVWRMVRRRYARWDQAWDRAGPDWGRTGTGS; this is translated from the coding sequence GTGCGAGCGATCCGCGGAATCTGGCGCTGGCGACACAATCCGCTGCGCCGTGGGACGGATCTGGCCGAGGCCTGGGTGGCCCTGTCGGCCCTGCTGCTGATCCTCCTCGTGGCGCCCGTGGTGGGCTCACTCGTCGGCACGGCCGCACAGGACGTCCTTCAGCAGGCGGTCCGCGAGCAGCGCGCGTCCCGCCACGAGGTCACGGCCACCGTGGTGCGGAAGGTGGACGGCTCGCCCCTGGAGGTGGACCCCGAGACGGCCACCGGCCGGGACGCCCGTACGCGGGTCGTCGCGGACTGGACCGCGCCGGACGGCACCGCGCAGCACGGCACGGTCCTGGCGAGCCTCAAGACCCCGCACAATGGCGACCACTTCGAGATATGGACGGACGGACACGGCCGGCTGATGGGCCGCCCGCTGGACTCCGCCACGGCGACGACGCACGCCGTGCTCGCCGGCTTCGGCGCGGCCCTGCTCACCGTGGGCACGGTAGAGGGCGGCCGGCGGCTGATCGTCTGGCGCATGGTCCGTCGCCGGTACGCCCGTTGGGACCAGGCCTGGGACCGGGCGGGCCCGGACTGGGGCCGCACCGGCACCGGCAGTTGA
- a CDS encoding right-handed parallel beta-helix repeat-containing protein, with protein MAQGTVQVTHTGTSRWRRRTGEYASLAAALEAAAEGDVLTIAPGTYRENLVVQRSVTLRGPEGSPGSVRLAPLDGVPLTVRASAVVQDLHVEGQDAAAPAVLVEEGTPELLDLRIVTRSAAGIEVRGSARPTVRRCTVDNPAGIGIAVVDGGGGVFEECEVVAAGQAGVAVRGGAHPRLERCRVHHTSGAGLSATGDNSALEAVGCEVYEVRGSGVQITARATAHLTDCDVHRTTADGVTLDTDAVLTLADCRIHDIPENAVDLRSRSVLTLTRTTVRQFGRNGLSVWDPGTRVDANQCEIFDSTGDYPAVWVSDGATAVLDSCRVHDVPDALFVLDRGSRADVVDSDLSQVRNTAVSVSDGATAQLDDCRIRDAATGAWFRDHGSGGTLNNCTVDSTQTGVIVTKGADPTVERCTVDSPAEAGFYVSAGGRGSFLNCRVTNSGGYGFHVIDGSRTTLRKCRTERCARGGYEFADAGADATAGSGPLVEDCTSDESAGVRIPGAAAVPETAVQTTAQSPGLLGVIPEQRVTVPEAQQAAAEPQTSVRSSKDVLGELDTLVGLESVKREVRALIDMIEVGRRRQQAGLKAASVKRHLVFTGSPGTGKTTVARLYGEILAALDVLEKGHLVEVSRVDLVGEHIGSTAIRTQEAFQRAHGGVLFIDEAYALSPEDAGRDFGKEAIDTLVKLMEDQRDAVVVIVAGYTAEMERFLSVNPGVASRFSRTITFGDYGPDELLRIVEQQAEEHEYRLGPGTADALLKYFTELPKGPAFGNGRTARQTFEAMVERHASRVAQVAEPNKDDLTLLYAEDLPELP; from the coding sequence ATGGCACAGGGCACGGTCCAGGTGACGCACACCGGCACATCGAGGTGGCGGCGCCGCACGGGTGAGTACGCATCGCTCGCCGCCGCCCTGGAGGCCGCGGCCGAGGGCGACGTCCTCACCATCGCCCCCGGCACCTATCGGGAGAACCTCGTGGTACAGCGGTCGGTGACCCTGCGCGGCCCCGAGGGCTCCCCCGGTTCCGTGCGCCTCGCGCCCTTGGACGGGGTGCCGCTGACCGTGCGTGCCTCGGCGGTGGTGCAGGACCTGCACGTGGAGGGCCAGGACGCGGCGGCGCCCGCGGTGCTCGTCGAGGAAGGCACGCCGGAACTGCTGGACCTGCGGATCGTCACGCGGTCCGCGGCGGGCATCGAGGTGCGCGGCAGCGCGCGCCCGACGGTGCGGCGCTGCACGGTCGACAATCCCGCGGGCATCGGCATCGCCGTGGTCGACGGCGGTGGCGGTGTCTTCGAGGAGTGCGAGGTCGTCGCGGCGGGCCAGGCCGGGGTCGCGGTGCGCGGGGGCGCCCATCCCCGGCTGGAGCGCTGCCGGGTGCACCACACCTCGGGCGCGGGCCTGAGCGCGACCGGCGACAACTCGGCGCTGGAAGCAGTGGGTTGCGAGGTCTACGAGGTCAGGGGCAGCGGCGTGCAGATCACCGCCCGGGCCACCGCGCACCTCACCGACTGCGATGTGCACCGCACCACCGCCGACGGCGTCACCCTCGACACGGACGCCGTGCTCACCCTGGCCGACTGCCGTATCCACGACATCCCGGAGAACGCGGTCGACCTGCGCTCCCGCTCCGTCCTGACGCTGACCCGCACGACGGTGCGTCAGTTCGGGCGCAACGGGCTGTCGGTGTGGGACCCGGGCACGCGCGTGGACGCCAACCAGTGCGAGATCTTCGACAGCACCGGCGACTACCCGGCCGTCTGGGTCAGCGACGGCGCCACCGCGGTCCTCGACTCCTGCCGGGTGCACGACGTGCCGGACGCCCTGTTCGTCCTCGACCGCGGCTCGCGCGCGGACGTCGTCGACAGCGACCTCTCCCAGGTCCGCAACACGGCTGTGTCGGTGAGCGACGGCGCGACCGCCCAGCTCGACGACTGCCGGATCCGGGACGCGGCGACCGGCGCCTGGTTCCGCGACCACGGCAGCGGCGGCACCCTCAACAACTGCACCGTGGACAGCACCCAGACCGGCGTGATCGTCACCAAGGGCGCCGACCCCACCGTCGAGCGCTGCACGGTCGACTCCCCCGCCGAGGCCGGGTTCTACGTGTCGGCCGGCGGGCGTGGCAGTTTCCTGAACTGCCGGGTGACCAACAGCGGCGGTTACGGCTTCCACGTGATAGACGGCAGTCGTACGACGCTGCGGAAGTGCCGGACGGAGCGCTGCGCGCGCGGCGGCTACGAGTTCGCGGACGCCGGGGCGGACGCCACGGCCGGTTCCGGACCCCTGGTCGAGGACTGCACCAGTGACGAGAGCGCGGGCGTGCGGATCCCAGGGGCCGCGGCGGTGCCGGAGACGGCTGTGCAGACGACCGCCCAGTCGCCCGGTCTGCTCGGTGTGATCCCCGAGCAGCGCGTCACCGTGCCGGAAGCGCAGCAGGCCGCCGCCGAGCCTCAGACGTCGGTGCGGTCCTCCAAGGACGTGCTCGGCGAACTTGACACGCTGGTAGGCCTGGAGAGCGTCAAGCGTGAGGTGCGGGCCCTCATCGACATGATCGAGGTGGGCCGGCGCCGGCAGCAGGCCGGGCTCAAGGCGGCCTCCGTCAAGCGCCATCTGGTCTTCACCGGCTCCCCCGGCACCGGCAAGACGACGGTCGCGCGTCTCTACGGCGAGATCCTCGCCGCCCTCGACGTCCTGGAGAAGGGCCACCTCGTCGAGGTGTCCCGCGTCGACCTGGTCGGCGAGCACATCGGCTCGACGGCGATCCGCACCCAGGAGGCCTTCCAACGGGCGCACGGCGGTGTGCTCTTCATCGACGAGGCGTACGCGCTGTCGCCGGAGGACGCGGGGCGGGACTTCGGCAAGGAGGCCATCGACACCCTCGTGAAACTGATGGAGGACCAGCGGGACGCCGTGGTCGTGATCGTGGCGGGCTACACGGCCGAGATGGAGCGGTTCCTCTCGGTCAACCCCGGAGTCGCGTCCCGTTTCTCACGGACCATCACCTTCGGTGACTACGGCCCCGACGAGCTGCTGCGGATCGTCGAGCAGCAGGCCGAGGAGCACGAGTACCGGCTCGGTCCGGGCACCGCGGACGCCCTGCTGAAGTACTTCACGGAGCTCCCGAAGGGCCCCGCCTTCGGTAACGGGCGTACCGCGCGGCAGACGTTCGAGGCGATGGTCGAGCGGCACGCGAGCCGGGTGGCCCAGGTGGCGGAGCCGAACAAGGACGACCTGACGCTGCTGTATGCGGAGGACCTCCCCGAGCTGCCCTGA